Genomic DNA from Theileria equi strain WA chromosome 4 map unlocalized gcontig_1105316255033, whole genome shotgun sequence:
TCAAGGAATACGTTCTTTAGAGTGATAGTGCCACAAGGGTTATGCCACCTATTTGTTCATTTGGGTGCCGTGGTATCAATGGGTATTGGGGCTGTATCCTTTACGCATGTTGTTAAGGCTGCAGAACCTGTAATTACAGCCCTCTTTTCAATCatatttcttcaagagTACCTCAATACAGCTGCCTATTTGTCTCTTATACCCATCGTTCTCGGAATTGCGTTAGCATCTGTGAAGGAATTACATTTCAACTGGATTGCGTTTTGGTTCGCCATGATTTCGAATGCGGGCAGCTCAATTCGTTCTATATTTGCAAAGGTTACCATGAAAaataaggatgaaataGGCACTAATCTGAGCACAAGTAACCTTTATCTTCTAATGACACTTGTTGCGTCTGTGGCATCTGTACCACTTGTTTACTTCACAGAATATCACAAGTGGGCACCTCTATGGATTAAAGCTACTAGTCATATGACTGACAAGGAAAAGGTTATATTTGTTACTAGAGCCTTCGTATCATGTGTATGCTACTATCTGTGCAACGATTTGGCATTTATATGCTTGGGTGAAATTAATCAGGTTACACATGCCATTGCTAATACACTGAAAAGAATCGTGCTAATTGGCACAGCCATAATGGTTTTCAACTATAGAATAACGGCTCTTGGCTACCTTGGCATCACAATCGCAATTTCTGGAACTTTCTCATATGCTGTTTCCAAATAGTTTAATAATATTTTACGgatatacatttataatttatATAAGCTTCATAAACGTATCCAGCAAGAACCTGGCTTTTATGGTAAATGCGCTGTTCTGGTTAGTGCTGTCTGCAGAAAGCTCATGGAAACCAGGGTTCTGGGAATCTGCATATGCTTGTAATGTGCTGAAAGAAATGTATGACGTTTTTCTAGACCCATTTGATCTTCTGTTATTTTCCAAGCCCACAAAACATCCTGTTACGGGGTTAACAGTGAACGTAATTTGCATTTGTTCAAGAGTTGTCGAATCTAGAGATTGGCAACACACCAAAATCCCAGATTTTATTAACTCTCTGCAAGAATACGATGAAAATGATTCTCTCTTAGTTGAGTTTGCTTCCTTTgctatttttaaaaatggttTTATTTTATGTGTAGTTGATGCTTTTAGTATGCATGATTCAATATAATTTTTGGATGCACATGTTATACATCTAGTCAAGTAGTCCAAATTATATTTAACCGCAGATTCATAGTTTCTTTTACATTCATCAATTTCGACTTgatgtttataaatatgTAAAAGATAATTCCTGTGCTTAATTCTCTCAAGAACCTTCTCCAATATCGTTTTAACCAAACTGCTCGGCCCTATCTTATTCGATTCAAGTCTTTTTAATACATCAACAGTCTCTTTAGCCACAATAGCCATGGCATAATCTGGCTGCTTTAGATTGGTATAGTATGCAGCTATATTATTAAGTTCCTCACAAATATCACTATAGGTTCCAAAGTTGATGCCAAGTTCCTT
This window encodes:
- a CDS encoding glucose-6-phosphate/phosphate, putative (encoded by transcript BEWA_012100A), with amino-acid sequence MANNSKDSESSFLLDGQLGDLEISLPTKAFSEKTDALKGYFHYPSFSVRLSLLFLGWYFLNAWYVVENKVILLKLPLPWTLSAMQLTVGWLFALLFWGTGIRSVPSINSRNTFFRVIVPQGLCHLFVHLGAVVSMGIGAVSFTHVVKAAEPVITALFSIIFLQEYLNTAAYLSLIPIVLGIALASVKELHFNWIAFWFAMISNAGSSIRSIFAKVTMKNKDEIGTNLSTSNLYLLMTLVASVASVPLVYFTEYHKWAPLWIKATSHMTDKEKVIFVTRAFVSCVCYYLCNDLAFICLGEINQVTHAIANTLKRIVLIGTAIMVFNYRITALGYLGITIAISGTFSYAVSK